One part of the Arthrobacter sp. EM1 genome encodes these proteins:
- a CDS encoding DivIVA domain-containing protein — MALTPEDVVNKRFQPTKFREGYDQDEVDDFLDEIVVELRRLNQENDELRKKLAELGAGTPASSSAAAPVVEKVPAPVKVEKEDGAKAEAEAKAAEAVKAAEAAEVAKKKETEQAVAPARTVSTPAAESAAGLLAMAQQMHDKHVADGEQQRDKIIAEAQIEASSLVNDAQEKSRKILGALEQQRSVLERKVEQLRGFERDYRSRLKAYIEGQLRDLDARGSVAAPEVEANS, encoded by the coding sequence ATGGCTTTGACGCCAGAAGACGTTGTCAACAAGCGCTTTCAGCCGACCAAGTTCCGCGAAGGCTACGACCAGGATGAAGTTGATGACTTCCTGGACGAAATCGTCGTCGAACTGCGACGCCTGAACCAGGAGAACGACGAGCTGCGCAAGAAGCTCGCCGAACTGGGCGCCGGCACGCCTGCCAGTTCTTCCGCCGCGGCGCCTGTCGTGGAAAAGGTTCCGGCACCGGTCAAGGTCGAGAAAGAAGACGGCGCGAAGGCGGAAGCCGAGGCCAAGGCCGCCGAAGCCGTCAAGGCTGCCGAAGCTGCCGAAGTTGCCAAGAAGAAGGAAACCGAGCAGGCAGTTGCCCCGGCCCGCACCGTCTCAACCCCCGCTGCGGAGTCCGCCGCCGGCCTGCTGGCCATGGCGCAGCAGATGCACGACAAGCACGTCGCCGACGGCGAGCAGCAGCGCGACAAAATCATCGCTGAAGCGCAGATTGAGGCCAGCAGCCTCGTCAACGACGCGCAGGAAAAGTCCCGCAAGATCCTCGGCGCCCTTGAGCAGCAGCGTTCGGTCCTGGAGCGCAAGGTCGAGCAGCTTCGGGGCTTCGAACGCGATTACCGTTCACGCCTGAAGGCCTACATTGAGGGCCAGCTGCGTGACCTCGATGCCCGCGGCTCCGTGGCTGCCCCTGAGGTGGAAGCCAACAGCTAG
- the lspA gene encoding signal peptidase II, which produces MTDAPPPDATQHAASAHAGRTGHRPRRALLLSVFFGLAAFAYVFDQLTKLWVTATMIEGERIPVLPPLLHWYYIRNSGAAFSIGENVTWVFTLIMTAVSIAILLQLRKLGSLWWALALGLLLGGALGNLTDRLFREPSFAMGHVVDFIQLPNFAIFNIADSAVVSAVVIICLLTLRGIALDGSHPTKDTVKHDS; this is translated from the coding sequence ATGACTGACGCACCCCCACCTGACGCAACGCAGCACGCTGCGTCCGCCCACGCAGGCCGCACCGGCCACCGGCCGCGGCGCGCCCTGCTGCTATCCGTATTCTTCGGCCTTGCGGCGTTCGCCTATGTCTTCGATCAGCTGACCAAACTTTGGGTTACGGCCACCATGATCGAAGGCGAAAGGATCCCCGTCCTCCCGCCGCTGCTGCACTGGTACTACATCCGGAACTCCGGTGCTGCCTTTTCGATCGGTGAGAACGTCACCTGGGTGTTTACCCTCATTATGACGGCCGTCTCGATCGCCATCCTGCTGCAGTTGCGCAAGCTGGGCTCGCTCTGGTGGGCGCTGGCGCTTGGGCTGCTCCTGGGCGGCGCCCTGGGCAACCTCACGGACCGGCTGTTCCGCGAACCCTCCTTCGCTATGGGCCACGTCGTGGACTTTATCCAGCTCCCCAACTTTGCGATCTTCAACATCGCGGACTCCGCCGTTGTGTCGGCCGTGGTAATTATCTGCCTGCTGACGCTGCGCGGGATTGCCCTGGACGGCTCACACCCGACCAAGGACACGGTAAAACATGACTCCTAA
- a CDS encoding RluA family pseudouridine synthase, producing MTPNHTVPGDGTPDTVTPEWPAPAGHVPEVILPEDLDDADRSDAPGGQDAPAASSALRFVVPADVAGARIDAGLAGLMAISRSQAATLIAEGHVRSNGKAVGKSLRLAAGAVLDVVVPERRDPLEIVEEVVDGLDILLDDDEFVVIDKPVGVAAHPSPGWVGPTVVGGLAGLGYRISTSGSPERKGIVHRLDVGTSGVMVVAKTERAYTALKRAFKERTVDKVYHAVVQGLPEPLAGTIDAPIGRHPGHDWRFAVIEDGRDSITHYEVLEAFGKASLVEVHLETGRTHQIRVHFSALRHPCAGDLTYGADPRLAATLGLTRQWLHARQLSFDHPRTGERVTVTSEYPQDLRYALEVLESGQA from the coding sequence ATGACTCCTAATCACACCGTGCCCGGCGACGGCACGCCAGATACCGTGACTCCGGAGTGGCCGGCCCCGGCCGGCCATGTCCCGGAAGTGATCCTCCCGGAAGACCTCGACGACGCCGACCGGTCCGACGCACCCGGCGGGCAGGACGCGCCGGCCGCCTCGTCCGCGCTTCGCTTTGTGGTCCCGGCGGACGTCGCCGGCGCCCGAATAGATGCCGGACTTGCGGGCCTGATGGCTATTTCCCGCTCGCAGGCAGCCACGTTAATCGCCGAAGGCCACGTCCGCAGCAACGGCAAAGCGGTGGGGAAGTCGCTCAGGCTTGCCGCCGGTGCCGTGCTCGACGTTGTTGTCCCGGAACGCCGGGACCCCCTGGAAATTGTGGAGGAAGTAGTGGACGGCCTGGACATCCTGCTGGACGATGACGAATTTGTCGTCATCGACAAACCGGTCGGCGTAGCCGCCCATCCCTCTCCCGGCTGGGTGGGACCCACTGTGGTCGGCGGCCTCGCCGGTCTCGGCTACCGGATTTCCACCTCAGGCTCGCCGGAACGCAAGGGCATTGTGCACCGGCTCGACGTCGGGACCTCGGGCGTGATGGTGGTCGCCAAGACGGAGCGTGCGTACACGGCGCTCAAGCGGGCCTTTAAGGAGCGCACCGTGGACAAGGTGTACCACGCGGTGGTCCAGGGACTTCCGGAGCCGCTGGCGGGCACCATCGATGCGCCGATCGGCCGTCACCCAGGCCACGACTGGCGTTTTGCGGTCATCGAGGACGGCCGGGACTCCATCACGCATTACGAAGTTCTTGAAGCCTTTGGAAAGGCCTCGCTTGTGGAGGTCCACCTCGAGACCGGCCGGACGCACCAGATCCGCGTCCATTTCTCTGCCCTGCGCCACCCCTGCGCCGGCGACCTGACGTACGGCGCGGACCCGCGCCTGGCTGCCACCCTGGGGCTGACCCGGCAGTGGCTGCACGCCCGACAGCTGTCCTTCGATCATCCCCGGACCGGGGAGCGGGTTACGGTTACCAGTGAGTACCCGCAGGACCTGCGCTACGCGCTGGAAGTCCTGGAGTCGGGACAGGCCTGA
- the dnaE gene encoding DNA polymerase III subunit alpha has protein sequence MTSSNNSFVHLHNHTEYSMLDGAARLGELFDETERLGMPALATTDHGYLFGAFDFWKRATDQGIKPIIGVEAYVTPGTARTDKTRVRWGEENQRKDDISGGGAYTHMTLLSYNNVGMRNLFRASSIASLDSVFGKWPRLDRELLNTYSEGLIATTGCPSGEVQTRLRLGQYREAVEAAAEFRDIFGAENYFCELMDHGLDIERRVTGDLLRLAKELNLPLVATNDLHYTHEHDAKAHEALLAIQSGSTLLEPTYDNGGSRFAFSGSGYYLKSPQEMRELFRDHPEACDNTLLIAERCEVSFNTGANYMPRFPCPDGEDETSWLVKEVDKGLQYRYPQGIPDKVRTQADYELGVITSMGFPGYFLVVADFINWAKNNGIRVGPGRGSGAGSMVAYAMRITDLDPLHHGLIFERFLNPDRVSMPDFDVDFDDRRRSEVIDYVTRKYGDERVAMIVTYGTIKTKQALKDSSRVLGYPFSMGEQLTKALPPAVMAKDIPLADIQNKDSKRYSEAGDFRQLIATDPEAAKVFETALGIEGLKRQWGVHAAGVIMSSDPIIDVIPVMRRFQDGQVITQFDYPTSEGLGLIKMDFLGLRNLTIISDALENITMNRGIELDLESLALDDVASYELLARGDTLGVFQLDGGPMRSLLKLMKPDNFEDISAVLALYRPGPMGANAHTDYALRKNKIQDVIPIHPELEEPLAEILGGTYGLIVYQEQVMAVAQKLAGYTLGQADILRRAMGKKKKSELDKQFAGFSQGMQDNGYSMAAVKTLWDILLPFSDYAFNKAHSAAYGVISYWTAYLKAHYAPEYMAALLTSVGDDKDKSAIYLNECRRMGITVLPPDVNESALNFTPVGTDIRFGMGAIRNVGVNAVEAMVAAREKEGAYTSFKDYLMKVPAVVCNKRTIESLIKAGAFDSLNHHRRALAMIHEEAIDSVITLKRNEAIGQFDLFAGIDEAESEASLSIEIPDLPEWEKKDKLSFERDMLGLYVSDHPLQGLEGVLSQHADQSITSLIAEDGPHDGAIVTIAGMITSLSRRIAKASGNAYARAEIEDLGGSVEVMFFGQVYGPIASVLAEDLIVVVKGRLQRRDDGAVALNCMELSVPDLSEGLNGPLVITMPTHKATEAVVTELGDVLRTHRGKSEVRLHLQGDARVEVMGLPVHLRVNPSPSLFGDLKVLLGPTCLDG, from the coding sequence GTGACTTCCAGCAACAACTCGTTCGTGCACCTCCACAACCACACCGAATACTCCATGTTGGACGGTGCGGCCCGGTTGGGGGAGCTGTTCGACGAAACCGAGCGGCTGGGCATGCCGGCCCTGGCCACCACCGACCACGGCTATCTCTTCGGGGCATTCGACTTCTGGAAGCGGGCCACGGACCAGGGCATCAAGCCGATCATCGGCGTCGAGGCGTACGTGACGCCCGGGACCGCGCGCACCGACAAGACCCGCGTCCGCTGGGGCGAAGAGAACCAGCGCAAGGATGACATCTCCGGCGGTGGTGCCTATACCCACATGACGCTGCTCAGCTACAACAACGTGGGCATGCGCAACCTTTTCCGGGCCTCCTCGATCGCCTCACTGGACTCGGTCTTCGGCAAATGGCCGCGGCTGGACCGTGAACTGCTCAACACCTACTCGGAAGGGCTGATCGCTACCACCGGCTGCCCCTCCGGCGAGGTCCAGACGCGGCTCCGGCTTGGCCAGTACCGGGAAGCCGTCGAGGCCGCGGCCGAGTTCCGCGACATTTTCGGCGCCGAGAACTACTTCTGCGAACTCATGGACCACGGCCTGGACATCGAGCGCCGCGTCACCGGCGACCTGCTGCGCCTGGCCAAGGAACTGAACCTTCCGCTGGTGGCCACCAACGACCTGCACTACACACACGAGCACGACGCGAAGGCACACGAGGCACTGTTGGCCATCCAGTCGGGTTCCACCCTTCTGGAGCCGACGTACGACAACGGCGGCTCGCGCTTCGCTTTCTCCGGCAGCGGCTACTACCTGAAGTCGCCGCAGGAAATGCGGGAGCTGTTCCGCGACCATCCCGAGGCATGCGATAACACGCTCCTGATCGCCGAGCGCTGCGAAGTGTCCTTCAACACCGGCGCCAACTACATGCCCCGGTTCCCGTGCCCGGACGGGGAGGACGAAACGTCCTGGCTGGTCAAGGAAGTCGACAAGGGACTCCAGTACCGCTATCCGCAGGGCATTCCGGACAAGGTGCGCACCCAGGCCGACTACGAGCTGGGTGTTATCACCTCGATGGGCTTCCCGGGCTACTTCCTGGTGGTGGCGGACTTCATCAACTGGGCCAAGAACAACGGCATCCGGGTGGGTCCCGGACGCGGCTCGGGCGCCGGGTCCATGGTGGCCTATGCCATGCGCATCACTGACCTTGATCCGCTGCACCACGGCCTGATTTTCGAGCGCTTCCTCAACCCGGACCGGGTCTCCATGCCTGACTTCGACGTCGACTTCGATGACCGGCGGCGCTCCGAAGTGATCGACTACGTCACGCGAAAATACGGCGACGAACGTGTCGCGATGATCGTCACCTACGGCACCATTAAGACCAAGCAGGCCCTCAAGGACTCTTCCCGGGTGCTGGGTTACCCCTTCAGCATGGGTGAACAGCTGACCAAGGCGCTGCCGCCGGCGGTGATGGCCAAGGACATTCCGCTTGCAGATATCCAGAACAAGGACTCCAAACGCTATAGCGAGGCCGGCGACTTCCGGCAGCTGATCGCCACCGACCCCGAAGCCGCGAAGGTGTTCGAAACGGCGCTCGGCATCGAGGGCCTGAAACGTCAGTGGGGTGTCCACGCGGCCGGCGTCATTATGTCCTCGGACCCGATCATCGACGTGATCCCGGTGATGCGCCGCTTCCAGGACGGCCAGGTCATCACCCAGTTCGACTACCCGACCTCCGAGGGCCTGGGCCTGATCAAGATGGACTTCCTGGGCCTGCGGAACCTCACGATCATCTCCGACGCCCTGGAAAACATCACGATGAACCGCGGAATTGAGCTGGATCTGGAGTCCCTGGCCCTGGACGACGTGGCGTCCTACGAGCTGCTCGCCCGCGGCGACACCCTTGGTGTGTTCCAGCTCGACGGCGGGCCCATGCGCTCCCTGCTCAAGCTGATGAAGCCCGACAACTTCGAGGACATCTCCGCCGTCCTGGCCCTCTACCGGCCCGGACCCATGGGCGCCAACGCGCACACAGACTACGCGCTGCGCAAGAACAAGATCCAGGACGTCATCCCGATCCACCCCGAGCTCGAGGAACCGCTCGCCGAGATCCTCGGCGGCACCTACGGCCTGATCGTCTACCAGGAGCAGGTGATGGCCGTGGCGCAAAAGCTTGCCGGGTACACCCTGGGCCAGGCCGACATCCTGCGCCGCGCCATGGGCAAAAAGAAGAAATCCGAGCTCGACAAGCAGTTCGCCGGCTTCTCCCAGGGCATGCAGGACAACGGCTACTCGATGGCCGCGGTCAAGACCCTCTGGGACATCCTCCTGCCATTCTCCGACTACGCCTTCAACAAGGCCCACTCGGCTGCATACGGCGTGATCTCCTACTGGACCGCCTACCTCAAGGCCCACTATGCGCCGGAGTACATGGCAGCCCTGCTCACCTCGGTGGGCGATGACAAGGACAAGTCGGCCATCTACCTCAACGAATGCCGCCGTATGGGGATCACGGTGCTGCCGCCGGACGTCAACGAGTCGGCGCTGAACTTCACCCCGGTGGGCACGGACATCCGCTTCGGCATGGGAGCCATCCGCAACGTCGGAGTCAACGCCGTCGAAGCCATGGTGGCGGCCCGCGAAAAAGAAGGGGCCTACACCTCCTTCAAGGACTACCTGATGAAGGTACCGGCTGTGGTGTGCAACAAGCGCACCATCGAGTCCCTGATCAAGGCCGGCGCCTTCGATTCGCTGAACCACCACCGGCGCGCCCTGGCCATGATTCATGAAGAAGCCATCGATTCGGTCATCACCCTGAAGCGGAACGAGGCAATCGGCCAGTTCGACCTGTTCGCCGGAATCGACGAAGCCGAGTCCGAGGCCTCGTTGAGCATCGAAATTCCGGACCTCCCCGAATGGGAGAAGAAGGACAAACTCTCCTTCGAACGGGACATGCTCGGCCTCTACGTCTCGGACCACCCGCTGCAGGGCCTTGAAGGGGTCCTCAGCCAGCATGCCGACCAGTCCATCACCTCGCTCATCGCCGAAGACGGCCCGCACGACGGCGCCATCGTTACCATTGCCGGCATGATCACCTCGCTGAGCCGGCGGATCGCGAAGGCCAGCGGCAATGCCTACGCCCGGGCCGAGATCGAGGACCTCGGCGGTTCCGTCGAGGTTATGTTCTTCGGGCAGGTCTATGGCCCGATCGCCTCCGTGCTGGCAGAGGACCTGATCGTTGTTGTGAAGGGCCGGCTGCAGCGCCGCGATGACGGCGCCGTGGCATTGAACTGCATGGAACTCTCCGTCCCGGACCTCAGCGAGGGCCTCAACGGCCCGCTGGTGATCACCATGCCGACGCATAAGGCAACCGAAGCAGTTGTGACCGAGCTCGGCGACGTGCTGCGGACCCACCGCGGCAAATCCGAAGTCAGGCTGCACCTGCAAGGTGACGCCCGGGTGGAGGTTATGGGCCTGCCCGTGCACTTGCGGGTAAACCCCAGCCCGTCGCTGTTTGGAGATCTGAAGGTGCTGCTGGGCCCGACCTGCCTGGACGGCTAA
- a CDS encoding flavin reductase family protein, translated as MFRRHAAGVAIITANFNGVPFGFTATSVASLSAKPPRFTFNMARTSSSWPAVANAKYIGVHMLGLENQALADRFARTRDRFEGDHWVPGPHEVPVLKDVAGWLIGKVQMRLSFENNAVVVVEVVGGEVGADGAPLLYHSGSYGQPVPLDYEI; from the coding sequence ATGTTCCGCCGGCACGCCGCCGGCGTGGCCATCATCACCGCCAACTTCAACGGCGTCCCCTTCGGCTTTACTGCAACATCTGTGGCCTCGCTCTCCGCGAAACCTCCCCGGTTCACCTTTAATATGGCCCGCACTTCCAGTTCCTGGCCGGCCGTCGCCAATGCGAAGTACATCGGCGTGCACATGCTGGGACTGGAGAACCAGGCGTTGGCCGACCGTTTTGCCAGGACCCGCGACCGCTTCGAGGGGGACCACTGGGTGCCAGGGCCCCATGAGGTGCCGGTCCTCAAGGACGTTGCCGGCTGGTTGATCGGCAAGGTCCAGATGCGGCTCTCCTTCGAGAACAACGCCGTTGTGGTGGTCGAGGTTGTGGGCGGCGAAGTCGGTGCCGACGGCGCCCCGCTGCTCTACCACTCCGGCTCCTACGGCCAGCCCGTGCCGCTCGACTACGAAATCTAG